The following coding sequences lie in one Candoia aspera isolate rCanAsp1 chromosome 11, rCanAsp1.hap2, whole genome shotgun sequence genomic window:
- the LOC134504013 gene encoding uncharacterized protein LOC134504013, whose amino-acid sequence MVSLPVAFAWRLRGAGGPPGLDTEDSLTSRNRPNYLEPWIVTLLLEYKESVTRTDGQLGHVLKVLNEPKIQQDAKQGPETILYIGDGHHYIEVVVAAKAESSIAQSGFSGIIGQFIILQNYRVCFKAATKMEDCQFYLTLECFRVMPMKRQEKRLWDCNQEPSVLQKIKELWQKSFVLQPWFSSESPSVSQVLKEINQDQLSTLKQSAKDCLNLLDPGKMLDSEQLAVYPNTKWQLERKQDKIHQDIFTVPAKFLVISAENEAALSRSYASKTPQAVPETDENIQDDDRSTISFFSAADSASLDGSLENPWDAFPGITLSSSSDTSGTSPGLPQTQQMLLASPAEEANTHSSACASDFLEPCDNLSHCSSEQAAPVRPPTLLHPQDSEFPKGAANWESGLIAPTTAGQASEIADSVPCGQPLNKSRLHNSVHLYSPVHHSTEGDFSSEAVSENRKDCLSHAQRAKRMTARWKCLEKYVSAKRKQVLDEEEPSETFSGPTCSSNLEAVGQCSTGTVKKSSNPNKKHLHRYPTMKFVSTPKKRRFKAIQIQQSCVCPQCSCAERLLEKGSEQEPTGMVTRKSKQIGVQQKECVKGDRFHFIHNPPTPELCSQVQSVRISRALLGWARWVFSNMQKQ is encoded by the exons GTTTTGAATGAGCCAAAGATTCAACAGGATGCTAAGCAGGGCCCAGAAACGATTCTGTATATTGGAGATGGACATCACTATATTGAAGTGGTGgttgcagccaaagctgaaag CTCTATAGCTCAGTCTGGATTTTCTGGTATTATTGGCCAATTCATCATCTTGCAGAATTATAGAGTGTGTTTTAAAGCGGCAACTAAAATG GAAGATTGTCAATTTTATCTCACCCTTGAGTGTTTCCGTGTCATGCCCATGAAGAGGCAGGAGAAGAGGCTATGGGATTG CAATCAGGAGCCATCAGTCCTGCAAAAGATAAAGGAACTATGGCA GAAAAGCTTTGTCCTGCAACCATGGTTCAGCTCAG AATCACCATCTGTTTCCCAAGTATTGAAAGAGATAAACCAGGATCAACTGAGCACTTTGAAACAAAGCGCTAAAGATTGTCTCAACTTATTGGACCCTGGGAAAATGTTGGATTCTGAGCAACTGGCAGTATATCCTAACACTAAATGGCAACTGGAACGGAAGCAAGATAAG ATACACCAAGACATCTTTACTGTTCCAGCTAAGTTCCTGGTGATCAGTGCAGAAAATGAGGCAGCACTTTCCCGGTCCTACGCATCAA AGACCCCTCAAGCTGTTCCTGAAACTGATGAAAATATTCAAGATGATGACCGCAGTACTATATCCTTTTTCAGTG CAGCAGATTCTGCAAGTTTGGATGGATCCTTAGAGAATCCCTGGGATGCATTCCCAGGAATAACTTTGAGCTCCTCTAGTG ATACTTCTGGCACATCTCCTGGCCTTCCCCAGACACAGCAGATGCTCCTGGCCAGTCCTGCTGAAGAAGCAAATACACACTCCAGTGCTTGTGCCTCAGATTTCCTGGAGCCTTGTGATAATCTGTCTCACTGTAGTTCTGAGCAGGCTGCACCTGTGAGGCCTCCAACACTGCTTCATCCTCAGGACAGTGAATTTCCCAAGGGAGCCGCCAACTGGGAATCTGGTCTGATTGCGCCAACTACAGCAGGCCAGGCCAGTGAAATTGCAGACAGTGTTCCTTGTGGTCAGCCATTAAATAAATCTCGTCTTCACAATTCTGTGCATCTTTATTCTCCTGTCCATCATTCCACTGAGGGCGACTTCTCCTCTGAGGCGGTGTCCGAAAATAGGAAAGACTGTCTGTCCCATGCACAGAGGGCTAAGAGGATGACAGCTAGATGGAAATGCCTTGAAAAATATGTGTCAGCTAAAAGGAAACAGGTGCTAGATGAAGAGGAACCTTCTGAGACTTTTTCTGGTCCAACTTGTAGTAGTAATCTGGAAGCTGTAGGGCAGTGCTCTACTGGGACTGTTAAAAAATCTAGTAATCCAAATAAGAAACATTTACATCGGTATCCTACCATGAAATTTGTAAGTACTCCCAAGAAAAGACGGTTCAAGGCGATCCAGATTCAGCAGTCGTGTGTATGCCCCCAGTGCAGTTGTGCAGAGAGACTTCTAGAAAAAGGGAGTGAGCAGGAACCGACAGGAATGGTCACCAGGAAGTCAAAGCAAATTGGAGTTCAACAAAAG gAGTGTGTGAAAGGAGACCGTTTTCATTTTATACACAACCCGCCAACACCTGAGCTCTGCTCTCAAGTGCAATCTGTAAG GATCTCAAGAGCATTACTGGGATGGGCACGCTGGGTTTTCAGCAACATGCAGAAGCAGTAA